The genomic region TTAATCAGATTTAATCAATTTCTCCATTCTCCCAAGCGTCAGGATAAACATTTCAACTGTCATCTATCAGTTTTAAGAATATGAATTCATCCCAATACCCCCACCTTCctccttttattatttttctcaatCTGAAAACTGTGACATCTATTCCCCACTGGcgtcctgaaaacacacagattccACTTCGTCCTTTTAGAAGAGCTCGGAGAAAGAGATTGGAAACAAATCTGTAAAGTGTCAAAACATCCGCAGACATGGACGATGGCAACCTTGACAGAAGTTCCCGCCGGTCGAGCACACGTCCGTCCGACCTGAGGCCGCGACCTCCGGGGCTGTCACTCCCCCCTGATAAGAGCTGATTGGTTGCCGTGCAGGCCGACACCCTGACATGAGTACACGCTGGGGACTCTGggtaattgtgtgtttttttttaatcatttgggtgggggggaagagagacaggatCTGACACTTTTTCAGTTAAATGATGCTGAACCATGTTAACTCATCCGTCCGTGAAAACAAGGAGAGCTTTGCAGGCCCTCTACtcatttgtgttaaaaaaagaaagaaaagaaaaacataatataCGCTCTCCTGTGTTATATCAGCATAATTGTCTCTGAGCCTCCGTCGTGGCGCTGGTGCAATCGTTCATGGTgatgctgttaaaaaaaaattacaaataaacgTAGTGGTTCATTTCCTGTGTGATACTATGACGTGAAACCGGCAGAGTAGAAACGACAGATCATGATAAAACgggatttattttttctgtgtttgtcactTTAGCTCACAGCCTCTGGAAAATGTATTCTTAGTTTCcccttagttttttttttttgagtgtgtgtgtttgtctctgatcACCTCAGCTGCCATCTTGAATGTTGAGTAACTTTGATCATGTGCTGTTGTCACTTGCAGAGCAGTGAAAGAAAAGTATTCTTTATTCCTCGCAATCCTGAGTATGTCCACATTCCTACTGTTCATGACATCTGTACAATTtgtatattataaaaaaatgatttatatttaatgtgtaCACGCGTCCTCGCTTCTTTTTGTGTTAAAACGGAAAATTCTGCTTCGGTTTGTCGAGAAGCTGCTGTTAAAAATAACTTAGACGTTCGAGTGCTGAGCTTTTTTCAGGAATAATCCTTCATTTGACTCGTGAACTAATTTAAGAATCGCAATTTTTCAACTCACTCTCTTTTACTGTCTTAAAATAAGACTCGGATGTTCACTGAAATAGTTTTTACTGGAGgacatctcctcctcttgttaCCGACGGCCATTAGGAGACGTCTTTCCTCATTTAAAGATGGACACGCCTCCTAACTTTCATTATAGTGACGAATATTGACATTTCAACAACAAGTCACAAACTCGTACTTGTAGCTCGAGGTTTGTAACTTCAGTTTCAAGTGAAATACATATGATACAGATGTATGAAATATTAGAACTATGAAACTTTTGTACATATGTACCAAATATTACAAAAAAGCATCTAAAAGAGAACAGGCGAAGTTAGTGCTGCTTTTTGGGGGAATGTAAATTTAAATATCCATTGaaaacatttaagaaatatTTCTACAGATACAAATTATTTCACCGTTGTAACAAATGTTGTGCAACCAAGCAAACTATTTATACATCTAGAATTGTTTATTAAGTAAATAAAGTATTTCTACAGCTATGAAAACCGACAcaatttgttttcctctctaacaaaatcattttttgtttaaaatgtttctacAACTTTATAACACATATACAAAATAGTAATACAGCtgtaaatacatttacacaACCTAACATATTCTTACAgctacaaaacatttttttattgtgtatgagtttttttatttatttgttttacaggCCCAAATTATGCATGATCCATAGGATGTCATGTATAATCAGGAATCTGGTCAGTTGGTCACTTATATGTATTTGTTCCCTCAGAAAAACTCCAGAACAAGTAGTTCAGTCTTCCTCCAGGAAGCCATTCTACCACCAGACTAGTTTATACGAGGACAGTTTATATACGAGTGCTGCTCTTATATAAACTAACTGAAAGACGAGATGAGAACTTCAGTCCACTGagcacaatgaaaacacaaacctgaTGCATCAGGGAAATGAGACTCACAGACCAAAGTCGCTATTTTCTCCCAAGGAAAcgattttctttttgaaaaaacCGGCTCCATCTGGTTATTACCTTCATTACCGTCTGAACCGTGGAtcaatgttattgttattatcacaacAACACCATTCGTTTCAGCCTCAGCTCGACACCGAAGCCGTTCCGCACCGAAACCGTCCCTCAAATGTTTCACGTAAACACCATAAACCCCGCTGTGTTTACGAGCTGAACTATATTTACAGTTGAGCCGACACAGCTGCTGTGATCTATAAGTCATGAGCTCCGAGCCCTGGGGAGCGGGGGGGTCATTAACAGGAGGGCGAGACCACGAACGCCACATCCATTCTGTCCACTACAGGAGGCGTTAATGGCTCTTCGGGCGGACTGGGGCCGGGCGAGCCGCTAagctggtcagaaacacatTGGGCCTGTGGTTTGGAAATTAAACTTGTGACCTGGGGCCGCACATCCCTGAGGTTCCCACATAGGGAACATGTTTCTGCACAGCGACTCGCTGACGGCGGCGTGTTCTGAATAATGAACTTGCTCTGCTGTCACAGGACGTGGTACAGTGGCCAGATCGAGTCGGTGCAGAGCTCGGGCCTTTGTGCCCAGAGGGCGTCTCTCTGCTGGAGCCGCCTTGTTGCACCAGATGTTCAACATCTCCGGACTGATTGATGTAGAGTTCACTGCCTCcatgaaatcattattttatattttcatgtgtGGAGTCATAAAAGTCACAGGTTTCTAGAGAGGTGATGGGCAGCTCCACTTGTTACagcactgccatctagtggggAAATAAACAGGATTCATATTGTTCCTTATGGTTTTAGAATTAGAATTAGATCACAATCAATGGAACACCAGTGCATTTGATCATAATTAGTCACTTTTAGTGTCTTTGCACCAGCTGCCTATTAtttttgagaattttattgaTGACCTTTAAAATCCTGCACCACCTGACTCCTGGTTATGTTTCTTATTGAATCTGCGTTCACTCGTCACTCAGCTGTTTTCCTGGTTAAATTCTCCTCCTGCTGATATGAGCGTATCCGTGATCCAGGCAGACCAACAAATGCACTTGAGCTTCAATCCCCAGTAAAAACACCCTGAGCCCAGATAAGAGGTCAGCTGAGTGTATTTGTTACCGGAGCGGAGAGAAACTGCGGTTGTGTGTATTAAACTCTATTCGCTTTGCCTCGACTTGCAAAATCATCTGAAAACCATTAAGGCAGAGTTTGATAACATCACGTCGACCTGCCGCACAAACTCCGCCAGCAGATTAACTGCTCAGCAATTAATTAACACAATTACCTCTGTGTGTGCCAATCGGTGTCTTATCAAACTTTGTCAGGCCTTAAactgtaaattaattaatacccCCTCTCGTCATTTCCTAATTACCTCGGTTCCAGCAGGAATTGTGGGAAACGCCCGTGTCAGCGCCTCCAGCTTAATCTGAATTTACTGTGAGCTCATTGGTtcatcagacaggaagtgaaaacatGCAGCTCTCGTGCTGATGAGGTGAGGAGGCGATGACACACGATGTAAAAATGGCTCcttcatctttttgtttttgttgccgAAGCCGACACTTGAAACTTTCTCTTGAAAGCTAAATACTAACAACTGTCAGTTAGTTGTCGGCTGAACTCTgatctcagtgtttgtgtttttaataaaaggaaatgaaaccTAATCAGAGATTTGAACTTCTGAGAAAAAAACGTCATAGAAACAGCAGCAATTCAAATGAgcactttattatttttcattgtttaattcagggtgagggaggaggggcgGACCATGCtgctcatctgtcaatcacagGTGAAGGGACCAAGCTGCTcacctgataaaaaaaacataaagcacAAATTCAGAAACTGCAAAGAACAGAGTCACAGGATTTTGAACAAAACTACATTTGAATAATGTCACACACGCCCTTCAACTGTTAATCCAAACTTTGCTTTTATCTCAATTCCATTTACAAGTTTTATCACATTGGCAGAGGTAATTACTTTGAGTCTCTCAGCTCTTTCTgggctttaaaggggacatattttgaaaattccacttttgtagtgcttctacacgttcatttaggtatctggcatgtctaccgtcccaaaaactctggaaaaaaacaactcccgcgatttgttgtggttcctctgtgtcagaaacgatacgctagagtgcggcGAATGGGATTGCGACTGAAAAATACGTAAttttccaaccatgcccatgtagggagtctcgctacatggcccttggaccagcccccccccaccatcatctcaccggctccgtcGTCTCGGCTCCccggctaacgttagctcgaGCTAGCGTTAGACATCTAAGTGGCTGCACAGGTtatggatagctaaaaatctgggcgcttgtatctcgtgtaggagggaggaggggtgagggggagagggggagatgagagggggggcggggccctcaaaacaggtcaatctgaggagggctgttttagacagggtaaaaaggtgctgttttaaatgatccttgtggtattttgatcAAAAcctgttacagacatttcattaagacctcaaggaaccatatcaacttgtggtgaaatgggcatacgatgggtcctttgaTTTAATTACCTGCTGGGCTCTGTCACAGCAACGGAAGCGCACGTCGTTGAGGGCGGTGTCGTCCCCTCTCCCCTGTCGGTCCTCCACCTTGGTCTCGATGCCACAGATTCCTCCGTTGACACAAACCTGGCTCCATCCGCCGTACCCCCCCCAGTCCAGGCCACTGCCCTCCAGCAaggggctgctgctgcagcggaACTTGATGTTGTTGGCAGCGGTGTCGTCTTTCCTGCCCTGACTGCCCTCCACGCGGAGCTGGAAAGAGGTGAGCACGCCACTGGGGCAGTACTGAGGGTTGGACCATTCGCCCCAGCTGGAGACGagagcaggaaacacagcagagtgaaTCAAATCTGAATAAGAGCCAAGGTTTGGTTTGGAAACACGAAGTCGAGACGTTTCAACATTTGAACCCTGAACCTGAAATAGTTGAAAAAGAATGTTTTGATGGAAACTGTCTCcagcttcctgctgcttccAAAACTAATGCTTTTAATATCTTACTCTTATTTAACCTCCTAATaattaaagacatttttaagAACCACCTCAGTGACTCAAAGAAATAAAGAGTTTCTACTGATAAGTTCATTTCTGTCCAACATCAGATTCCCTGCTGCTAAATACCAGCTCTCCACACAGGGACAGCtgtattttaaagaaattaaagtAAGAAAACCATAATGTGACAGAGCAGTTTACATAATGTTTGTTTCATGCTACAACTGAAAATCAAGTGAATTTACATCTGGGTCACAtgagtttttatatatttcacaaCTAATCCCTGTGAAAAGGCAAATTTAATTAGTTCTATGTAGAGTTTTCTAATAATTTGACTGGTTGTCATAATTTCTCGGAATCTGTCACATCTTTGTAAATCACTTCTCTTttttatgatca from Pleuronectes platessa chromosome 10, fPlePla1.1, whole genome shotgun sequence harbors:
- the LOC128450104 gene encoding vitelline membrane outer layer protein 1, with the translated sequence MESLLRALAVLAVMFLGLFQQGAGVTSRPYTSVLTVPNGQRWGTWREPEMCPDQFFAVGFSTRVESRQGKGDDTALNGIRLICGKDEDHNFMYTVESHPGFWGEWSNPQYCPSGVLTSFQLRVEGSQGRKDDTAANNIKFRCSSSPLLEGSGLDWGGYGGWSQVCVNGGICGIETKVEDRQGRGDDTALNDVRFRCCDRAQQVSSLVPSPVIDR